A genomic region of Magnolia sinica isolate HGM2019 chromosome 6, MsV1, whole genome shotgun sequence contains the following coding sequences:
- the LOC131247846 gene encoding abscisic acid 8'-hydroxylase 1-like — MDTILSISLFLLVSLFFLFYNLIAEKSNSRRVKKLPLPPGSLGWPYVGQTFQLYSQNPNVFFASKQKSYGSIFKSHILGCPCVMMSSPEAAKFVLVSRAHLFKPTFPASKERMLGRQALFFQQGEYHSKLRRLVLRAVMPEAIRTLVPEVEAIALHSLRSWDGHSINTFQEMKTYAFNVSLLSIFGKDEILDREELKQCYYILEKGYNSMPINLPGTLFHKAMKARKQLAHILSQILASRRQSQEESNDLLGSLMAEKEGLTDEQIADNIIGVIFAARDTTASVLTWIVKYLGENPSFLQAVTEEQEAISRNKEKGLALSWADTKNMPISSRVIQETMRIASILSFTFREAVEDVEYEGYLIPKGWKVLPLFRNIHHSPDIFTDPDKFDPTRFEVAPKANTFMPFGNGIHSCPGNELAKLEILVLLHHLTTKYRWSVLGPQSGIQYGPFALPQNGLPIIFSLKT, encoded by the exons ATGGACACCATCTTATCAATTTCCTTATTCTTGTtagtttctctcttctttctattCTACAATCTAATAGCAGAGAAGTCAAATTCAAGGAGGGTAAAGAAATTGCCTCTACCCCCTGGTTCTTTAGGTTGGCCTTATGTTGGCCAAACCTTCCAACTCTACTCTCAAAACCCAAATGTCTTCTTTGCTTCCAAACAAAAGAG CTATGGAAGTATATTCAAGAGCCACATACTGGGGTGCCCTTGTGTGATGATGTCGAGCCCTGAGGCAGCCAAGTTTGTGTTGGTGAGTCGAGCCCATCTCTTCAAGCCCACCTTCCCCGCCAGCAAAGAGAGGATGTTGGGTCGACAGGCTCTCTTCTTTCAGCAAGGAGAGTATCACTCCAAATTGAGGAGGTTGGTTCTCAGAGCAGTTATGCCTGAGGCAATCAGGACCCTCGTTCCCGAGGTCGAGGCTATTGCTCTCCACTCTCTCCGTTCATGGGATGGCCATTCCATCAACACTTTTCAGGAGATGAAGACG TATGCATTCAATGTTTCACTGCTTTCCATATTTGGAAAAGATGAAATTCTGGACAGAGAAGAGCTCAAGCAGTGCTATTACATTTTAGAAAAGGGATACAATTCGATGCCCATCAACCTGCCTGGGACTCTATTCCACAAGGCAATGAAGGCAAGAAAGCAGCTTGCTCATATCCTGTCCCAGATACTAGCTTCCAGAAGGCAGAGTCAGGAAGAGAGCAATGACTTGCTTGGATCTCTCATGGCAGAGAAAGAAGGTCTGACTGACGAGCAGATTGCTGACAACATCATTGGTGTCATCTTCGCAGCTAGAGACACCACCGCCAGTGTGCTCACATGGATCGTCAAGTACCTCGGAGAGAACCCAAGCTTCCTACAAGCTGTCACC GAAGAACAAGAAGCAATAAGTAGAAATAAAGAGAAGGGATTGGCTTTGAGTTGGGCAGATACCAAGAACATGCCAATAAGCTCTAGGGTGATTCAAGAGACAATGAGGATTGCTTCAATCTTATCTTTCACCTTCAGAGAAGCAGTGGAAGATGTGGAATATGAAG GTTACCTTATTCCGAAAGGATGGAAAGTTTTACCACTGTTTAGGAATATTCACCACAGCCCTGACATCTTTACTGATCCTGACAAGTTTGATCCTACCAGATTTGAG GTAGCCCCCAAGGCAAACACCTTCATGCCATTTGGCAATGGAATCCACTCTTGCCCAGGGAATGAGCTAGCGAAGCTGGAGATACTAGTCCTTCTCCATCACCTAACCACCAAGTACAG GTGGTCTGTTCTGGGCCCACAGAGTGGTATACAATATGGCCCGTTTGCACTTCCCCAAAATGGGCTACCCATCATATTCTCTCTCAAGACATGA